The genomic window GGCACTTCTGCGAGCGCTTACAAAGGCATCGACAAGTCGAAGCAGCGGATTACGCACGTCGCCATCTACATGGGGAACGGCAAGATGATTCATACGTACTCGAAACAGTCCGGCGGCGTACGGATCGACTCGATCGCCGGGAAGCATTGGGAATACCGCTTCGTGTTCGGCGGAACCGCAATGTAATGTAAGCAATTTATCCAGTGGCGATTGGACAACCTGAGTTTGTCTGAATTTTAGGCATCGGGCTTAGGTCGACGGTGGACACGCTTTACCCTCCTCGGCAATACGATATAGTATTCCGATTTACAAGGAGGATGAAGCTGATGGGTCGCACTGCCATTATCCTCGTTCTGTTCATACTGCTGGTTATCGTTCTGGAGTTTACCGGCAGAAACAATAACACCAGTACCGTAATCTGACGATACTGCGGGGGAAAAAGGCCGCATTCTTCCGGCTTCGGAAGCGATGCGGCCTTTTTTCTTCTTGCAAAGCCCGCGCTATGCGAATGTGAGGCAGACGGGTTTGGGTACGCTCAGGTTCATCCCTGTCGGAGTCAGCTCCCCCGTTTCCGCGTTCACGCGGAAGCCTTTTCCCTGCGTTGGCCTTGCTTATCCGCCGATCTGGGACATGCGCCTGACCGTCGGCATATGGCTGCGTTCGGTTTTCGCCAACGCTTGAGCCATCTCGTGGTTTTCCGGCTTCAGGTCCAGCGCCGCGCGGAATACCCGCTCGATCGCCTCCGGATCGCGGGACACCGATCGCACATCGGATTCGTAGTTCCAATACAGGCACGGCTTGATCTGCCCGTCGGCCGTCAATCTCAGCCGGTTGCAGCTCGCGCAGAAATGATCGCTGACCGGATGAATCAGGCCGAACGTTCCAAGCGCTCCCGCGATCCGATAGTTCTCGCTGGGCCCGTTCCCGTACACCGATCCGACCGCTTCGTACGTCCACCCCAAGGAAGCGCAAGTCTCCAGCACGGCCGACAGCGGCAGATAACGCTCCCTCCAGTTGTCATCCTCATGTCCGATCGGCATGTACTCGATAAAACGGACCGTCAGACCGCGTTCCAGCGTAAGCTTCAGAAAGTCGGCTATTTCGTCGTCGTTCAGCCCCTTCATCAGCACGACATTCAGCTTGATCGGCGAGAACCCGACCCGGACGGAAGCTTCGATCGCCTCAAGCACCTTGTGTACGTCGCCTCCCCGGGTAATCAGGCGAAACCGGTCCTCCCTCATCGAGTCCAGGCTGATGTTGACTCGGGTCAGCCCGGCTTCCCGGAGCCGCTCGGCCCGCGGAGCGAGGAAAATCCCGTTTGTCGTCAAAGCGATGTCCTCGATGCCCTCAATGGCGGATAAGCGCGCGATCAGCCGGTCGAGGTCCTTCCTGACAAGCGGCTCGCCGCCGGTTATCCGCAGCTTTCGGATTCCCATCCCGGCTGCCGTCTCGACAATCCGGACGATCTCGTCGTCTCCCATCAGCCGGCTGTCCGGTTCGAACTCCATTCCTTCCTCCGGCATGCAGTAGACGCATCGCAAGTTGCATTTATCCGTTACGGAGATGCGCAAGTAATCATGCGTCCGGCCGAATCGATCCGTCAGTTTCTCAAACATCGCGCGTCCCCTCCTGCCTTCCTCCATTAAACGAAAAAAAGTTCGGGGAATCAAGCGCAATTGTTGCGCGGGGAACACTTGGGCCCGAAGCGCCTAACCGCGCCAAACGGAAAAGAGGCGGCGCCGAAACCTTTGACGACTTCGGCGCCGCCTCGCGGCCGGCTCGCAGCCAAACGGCTCAATATATTTTACGGCCTAACGCATCCGGGATACCCGATTTGCGCCAAAAATACGTGTTGATCACATCGCGCCATTCCTTCGCGTGTTCCGCTTGCTCCTCCAGACGCTCCAGCACTTGATTGTACCGGCTTTCGTCGATTCTGCCCCGCAGCGAACGCCACGCCTCGACCAGACCTTGCGCCCGCTCCGCGCCCTCGAAGCGGCTGTCGTATATATGCTGGATGACGGTTTTGCCCGATTTGAGCTTATGCGTATAAGGAACGTGGTGGAAAAACAGCAGCAGCTCGTCCGGACACCGCTCCAGCGACTCGTATTCGTCCGAACGCGGCGGATGGTATTGCGCCGTATAACCCGTTCCGGTCCGGACGGTGCGATCGACGCCGATTCCGGCATGATCCGCGTAGTGGTACGTCCCCCACTTGGAATATTCGTAACCGTCCACATTCGGTCCGTAATGGCTGCCCGGGTTCACCATCCATCCCACGCCGAGGGGAGCGGTATAGCTCTCGTAGATATTCCACGACTCCAGCAGCATACGCGAGACGGTATCGGCGACAACCGGGTCCGGGCCGAAGGTCTGAACGATCCACTCGCGGGTGATTTCCTCGGAGGAAAGGCTCGGATTCCACGCCAAGCGGCCGTACCCGTACAAGTTCGCCTGCGCCAGCAGATGGCCCGTCCAGTTCAGATCGTCGCCGATGTTGGACACGGCGGCCATGCCTCCGTATTTCCGGTTGTACAAAGCGCCGCTGGCGATTTGCGCCACGGTCGAACCTTCGCCTTTCGCATACGTCTCGAAGTCGAGCACTTCTTTCCACTGGGGCACCAGATAACACAAATGCCGCTGATGGCCCGTATACTCCTGCGTAATTTGCAGCTCCAGCAGTTGGTTCGTCTCCGTCATCGCGCCGAACAGCGGGGATACCGGCTCGCGCACCTGGAAATCCATCGGTCCGTTTTTGATTTGCAGAATGACGTTGTCCTTGAACCGGCCGTCGTGGCCCTTGAAGTGATCGTAGGCCGCTTTCGCCCGGTCGGTTGTCCGGTCCCGCCAATCCTGCAGGCAGTTGTAGACGAAGCAGCGCCAGATTACGAGCCCGCCGTAAGGCCCCAACGCTTCCGCCAGCATGTTCGCGCCGTCGGCATGGTCCCGTCCGTAGGTGAACGGCCCCGGGCGAAATTCCGAATCCGCTTTGACGAGAAAACCGCCGAAATCGGGAATCGCGTTGTAGATGTTCCGGGCAATATCCGCCCACCACTTCCTGACGCCCGGATCAAGCGGGTCCGCCGTCTCCAGCGCGCCGATTTGTACCGGACTCGCATAATTGACGCTCAGGAACAGCCGGATGCCGTAGGCGCGGAATACGTCTGCCAGACGGGACACGTCCGGCAAGTGACGGTCGATCAGCCGCGTCTCTTCGTCATGCACGTTGACGTTGTTGACCGCAATCGCATTAACGCCGACCGAGGCGAGCAGCCGGGCGTAATCGCGAACGCGGGTGAGATCGTCCACGATGCGGTTGTTGCGGTAAAAAATCGATTTCCCCGCATAACCTCTTTCGATCGATCCGTCCATATTGTCCCACTGATTGATCATCCGCAGCCCGTTCGCCGGCTTGTCAAGGATGGACAGCTCCTCCGGGCCGCATCCGCACGCCATCAGCCGCAGCAAGCGGAACGCCGCGTACAAGACGGCTCGATCGGTGTTGCCGGCGAGCACGATGCGATCGCCGCAGGTTTTGATGACATACCCTTCTTCTCCCAGCCGGGATTCCGCATCCGCAAGCGAGACCCGAATCTCCGCCGGCAAGTCCTGAAGCTTGCCGAGCAGCAGATGCCGGGCATAGCGAGGCTGACCGGCCGTTCGCACGGGAACGTCGCCAAGCATGGCGGCAATTCCGGCCGCCAATTCATCCGCCGCCGTATGCAGCACGGCGCCTTCGCCAACGACCGCGATCTCGCCGCACCGGCGCGCGTATGAATCCCGCAGCGCCGGCTCGCCGATTCTCTCAACCTGCAGCCAGCATGCATAACTGCGATCCGTTTTCATCAGTTGTCCTCCCTTGAAGATCAAAAGTCTAAAAGTCTGTCAGTTCAGCGCCTCATTGTAGCAACCGCCGTCCGCACCGTCTACAGACATGTTTCGCGGCGGACACCATATTCTAAATCGCGTCTTTTCTGCTGCGGCTGCGGTATTCACCCGGGGTCTGGCCGACCATTTTCTTGAAGACCCGGTTAAACGAGACCGCGTGAACGTAGCCGACCCGATTCGCGATGTCCGGAATGGAATAATCGGTGGACTCCAGCAGCCCTTTGGCATACTCCATCCGGACGGTCGCCAGATAATCGACGAATTTGACGCCGAGCTGCTCTTTGAACATATAACTGAGATATTTGGGATTGACGGCGAACGCATCCCCGAGATGCGCCAGCGACAAGTCGGGGTTGCCGTAATTCTCGTCGATATAACGGCGCACCTGCTCGACCACGGACACGTATTGCCGGGATTCCCGCAGCTCCTTCATCCGGTTCTCGAATGAACGCAGCGATTCCAGAAACGAGACGCGAACCTCCTCCACGCTGTCAAACGCGACAAACGCATCGTTCATCGCCGGCATCACCGAAGTTTTCCACAACTCCTTGTATTCCATCGGGAGCTCCGCGATTTCCCGGAAGAACGTCATCATCACCACGTTCACCAGCGTCACGACATCGTCACGGCTCAGACCGCCATGCCGGAAGGAACGGAACAGCTCGTTAAACGCATCCTGCCATTCCGGCTCTCCCATCCGGTACATTCTCGTGATGCGGCGGATTTCCGGCAAATACTCGTGAATAGGCGAGTATAGCGGGTCGTCCGGAGTCTCCTCGAACAAGATCACGCGGTTCGTTCCGGCAAATATTTTGTTCTCCAACGCATCCTCCGCTTGCCCGAAGGACAACAAGATATGCTCCGGCTTGTCGACGGCGTCCCCGATCCCGATCGTCACCGAAAACTTGAGATGCTGCTGAACCCAGCTCCGTATGCGCTCGCATAATTCCGCAACGGGCCGCGACGACTGCTCTTCCGCCTGATCGCCCATAAACAGGAGCCCGAGCCGGCTGCTCTCCAGCCACTCCATCCAAACGGTGAACGACATGGACGACGCCATTTCCTTCACGATGTTCCCCATGGCGAATTTCAGCAGATTCTGGTCGCGTTGATTATATTCGGAGCAGAAGCGGGCGTACTTGTCGATCTCGATCAATACGACGCGGAATTGCTTCATATGCGACGGAAGCTGCAAAATCTCCAGCTCCCGCTCCCACTCGCCCGGTCCGAAGGTTCGGTTTCCTTGCAGCACCTCGTGAAAAAACACTTTCCGGCGATATAACAAATCCTCCTCATGCGCCTTCTCGTAATCGATGGATTGGCGAATCAAATTGTCGAGCGCCGTTTCGATGATCTGAAGCTCGTGGCTGTCCTCCGCATCCGGCACCTTGCCTTTCAACTGGGTGGCCGATTTCAGCCGGTCCATAATCGTCCCGATCGGTTTGTAATTCAATCGGATGACGAAAATAAACCACACCGTTCCGATTACGATCGACAAAACGGCGATCGCGACGGTCGTAATCAGGTTGCTTTCCGAAAAATCGGACAACCGGAATTGGCCGATGCCGCTCCGGATCGTCCAGCCGGTATAGTCGGAGCGCAGCTCGGTCAGCACCTTCAGATTCGCATCCGCAGCCCGCTGGCGGAACGGAAGCCCCTTGCTGTCGTACAACTCGATGAAGCTCAGCTGCGAATCGGAAGGCGGATTCAGGATCGCCTGCAGATCCGACGTCTTGACGTTCACCACCAGCACGCCCAACTCGCCGCTTGAGACGGGCACCGGCTTCACCATCGATACGACTTGTTCCGTTCGGCCCTGAAAGGTGGAGTCCCGGTACATCCTCGGATTGCTCCACGGCTTGTACGTCCGGTCCCGGGTCTGCTGGATCAGAAATTCCGCGTCCGCGAACTGGGAGAGCGGAACGCGGAGCGTGTTGGTCAGGACGATGTCGTCGCTTTTGCGGTACAGATAGGCCGAATGAATCAGCGGATTAAAAACCATCCAGCTCCGGATCGTGTCGGACGCTTCGCTCTCCTTCAATACGGCCGCGTTCCCGCCGTAAAAGTACCGGAGCAGCCTGGAATTGTCGCTCATCTCCTTGAGGACGAGCTTGTCGATCTCCTGCAGCGAATGGTCCACCAATTGCAGCAGGCGGCCGGTTGCCATTTCGTTAA from Paenibacillus thermoaerophilus includes these protein-coding regions:
- the moaA gene encoding GTP 3',8-cyclase MoaA, producing the protein MFEKLTDRFGRTHDYLRISVTDKCNLRCVYCMPEEGMEFEPDSRLMGDDEIVRIVETAAGMGIRKLRITGGEPLVRKDLDRLIARLSAIEGIEDIALTTNGIFLAPRAERLREAGLTRVNISLDSMREDRFRLITRGGDVHKVLEAIEASVRVGFSPIKLNVVLMKGLNDDEIADFLKLTLERGLTVRFIEYMPIGHEDDNWRERYLPLSAVLETCASLGWTYEAVGSVYGNGPSENYRIAGALGTFGLIHPVSDHFCASCNRLRLTADGQIKPCLYWNYESDVRSVSRDPEAIERVFRAALDLKPENHEMAQALAKTERSHMPTVRRMSQIGG
- a CDS encoding alpha-glucuronidase family glycosyl hydrolase, giving the protein MKTDRSYACWLQVERIGEPALRDSYARRCGEIAVVGEGAVLHTAADELAAGIAAMLGDVPVRTAGQPRYARHLLLGKLQDLPAEIRVSLADAESRLGEEGYVIKTCGDRIVLAGNTDRAVLYAAFRLLRLMACGCGPEELSILDKPANGLRMINQWDNMDGSIERGYAGKSIFYRNNRIVDDLTRVRDYARLLASVGVNAIAVNNVNVHDEETRLIDRHLPDVSRLADVFRAYGIRLFLSVNYASPVQIGALETADPLDPGVRKWWADIARNIYNAIPDFGGFLVKADSEFRPGPFTYGRDHADGANMLAEALGPYGGLVIWRCFVYNCLQDWRDRTTDRAKAAYDHFKGHDGRFKDNVILQIKNGPMDFQVREPVSPLFGAMTETNQLLELQITQEYTGHQRHLCYLVPQWKEVLDFETYAKGEGSTVAQIASGALYNRKYGGMAAVSNIGDDLNWTGHLLAQANLYGYGRLAWNPSLSSEEITREWIVQTFGPDPVVADTVSRMLLESWNIYESYTAPLGVGWMVNPGSHYGPNVDGYEYSKWGTYHYADHAGIGVDRTVRTGTGYTAQYHPPRSDEYESLERCPDELLLFFHHVPYTHKLKSGKTVIQHIYDSRFEGAERAQGLVEAWRSLRGRIDESRYNQVLERLEEQAEHAKEWRDVINTYFWRKSGIPDALGRKIY
- a CDS encoding AraC family transcriptional regulator is translated as MNRKWFYRQLISYVPIFLLITSFLAYIAFFSLSEMSKKSAQQINEMATGRLLQLVDHSLQEIDKLVLKEMSDNSRLLRYFYGGNAAVLKESEASDTIRSWMVFNPLIHSAYLYRKSDDIVLTNTLRVPLSQFADAEFLIQQTRDRTYKPWSNPRMYRDSTFQGRTEQVVSMVKPVPVSSGELGVLVVNVKTSDLQAILNPPSDSQLSFIELYDSKGLPFRQRAADANLKVLTELRSDYTGWTIRSGIGQFRLSDFSESNLITTVAIAVLSIVIGTVWFIFVIRLNYKPIGTIMDRLKSATQLKGKVPDAEDSHELQIIETALDNLIRQSIDYEKAHEEDLLYRRKVFFHEVLQGNRTFGPGEWERELEILQLPSHMKQFRVVLIEIDKYARFCSEYNQRDQNLLKFAMGNIVKEMASSMSFTVWMEWLESSRLGLLFMGDQAEEQSSRPVAELCERIRSWVQQHLKFSVTIGIGDAVDKPEHILLSFGQAEDALENKIFAGTNRVILFEETPDDPLYSPIHEYLPEIRRITRMYRMGEPEWQDAFNELFRSFRHGGLSRDDVVTLVNVVMMTFFREIAELPMEYKELWKTSVMPAMNDAFVAFDSVEEVRVSFLESLRSFENRMKELRESRQYVSVVEQVRRYIDENYGNPDLSLAHLGDAFAVNPKYLSYMFKEQLGVKFVDYLATVRMEYAKGLLESTDYSIPDIANRVGYVHAVSFNRVFKKMVGQTPGEYRSRSRKDAI